A genomic window from Glycine max cultivar Williams 82 chromosome 17, Glycine_max_v4.0, whole genome shotgun sequence includes:
- the LOC100816573 gene encoding probable LRR receptor-like serine/threonine-protein kinase At1g74360, translating into MSEQETDSCGLLLFFFLILLSGKVAVGESLDKDKEVLLKLKFYLDSKILADRGGYIYWNANSSNPCEWKGISCSATKRVVGIELSNSDITGEIFMNFSQLTELTHLDLSQNTLSGEIPEDLRHCHKLVHLNLSHNILEGELNLTGLIGLRTLDLSNNRFYGDIGLNFPSICANLVVANVSGNKLTGVIENCFDQCLKLQYLDLSTNNLSGSIWMKFSRLKEFSVAENHLNGTIPLEAFPLNCSLQELDLSQNGFAGEAPKGVANCKNLTSLNLSSNKFTGAIPVEIGSISGLKALYLGNNSFSREIPEALLNLTNLSFLDLSRNQFGGDIQKIFGKFKQVSFLLLHSNNYSGGLISSGILTLPNIWRLDLSYNNFSGLLPVEISQMTGLKFLMLSYNQFNGSIPTEFGNMTQLQALDLAFNNLSGSIPSSLGNLSSLLWLMLANNSLTGEIPRELGNCSSLLWLNLANNKLSGKLPSELSKIGRNATTTFESNRQNYRMVAGSGECLAMRRWIPADYPPFSFVYSLLTRKTCRELWDKLLKGYGVFQICTPGERIRRTQISGYIQLSSNQLSGEIPSEIGTMVNFSMMHMGFNNFSGKFPPEIASIPIVVLNITSNQFSGEIPEEIGNLKCLMNLDLSCNNFSGTFPTSLNKLTELNKFNISYNPLISGVVPSTGQFATFEKNSYLGNPFLILPEFIDNVTNNQNNTFPKAHKKSTRLSVFLVCIVITLVLAVFGLLTILVCVSVKSPSEEPRYLLRDTKQWHDSSSSGSSSWMSDTVKVIRLNKTAFTHADILKATSSFSEERIIGKGGFGTVYKGVFSDGRQVAVKKLQREGLEGEKEFKAEMEVLSGHGFGWPHPNLVTLYGWCLNGSEKILIYEYIEGGSLEDLVTDRTRLTWRRRLEVAIDVARALVYLHHECYPSVVHRDVKASNVLLDKDGKAKVTDFGLARVVDVGDSHVSTMVAGTVGYVAPEYGHTWQATTKGDVYSFGVLVMELATARRAVDGGEECLVEWARRVMGYGRHHRGLGRSVPVLLMGSGLVGGAEEMGELLRIGVMCTADSPQARPNMKEILAMLIKISNPKGYSSYGHYLV; encoded by the exons ATGTCAGAGCAGGAAACAGATTCCTGTGGCTTGctcttattctttttcttgatcCTTCTTTCAG GTAAAGTTGCTGTAGGGGAATCTTTGGACAAAGACAAAGAGGTTCTGCTGAAGCTGAAATTTTACCTGGACAGCAAAATTCTTGCAGACAGAGGAGGTTACATATATTGGAACGCCAATAGCTCCAATCCTTGTGAATGGAAAGGAATTTCATGCAGTGCTACGAAGAGGGTGGTTGGCATAGAACTTTCTAATAGTGACATCACCGGTGAGATATTCATGAATTTTTCGCAGCTCACTGAACTCACACACCTTGATCTCTCTCAGAACACGCTCTCCGGCGAGATTCCTGAGGACTTGAGGCACTGCCACAAGCTTGTACATCTCAACCTATCACATAATATTCTTGAAGGGGAGCTGAACTTGACTGGATTGATAGGCTTGCGCACATTAGACTTGTCAAATAACAGATTTTATGGGGATATTGGGTTGAATTTCCCTTCCATTTGTGCCAATTTAGTCGTTGCGAATGTCTCAGGTAATAAATTGACTGGTGTGATTGAAAACTGCTTTGATCAATGTCTCAagttgcagtacttggatttgAGCACCAACAATCTGAGTGGAAGCATATGGATGAAGTTTTCGAGGCTCAAAGAGTTTTCTGTTGCGGAGAACCATCTAAATGGGACTATTCCTTTGGAAGCTTTTCCTTTGAATTGTAGCCTTCAAGAACTAGACCTTTCACAAAATGGATTTGCTGGTGAGGCACCTAAGGGGGTTGCTAACTGCAAGAATTTAACAAGTCTGAATCTTTCTAGTAACAAATTTACTGGGGCTATTCCCGTTGAAATAGGGTCCATCTCGGGCCTCAAAGCATTGTACTTGGGAAACAACAGCTTTTCAAGAGAGATTCCTGAGGCCCTTCTGAACTTGACCAATTTGTCCTTCTTGGATTTGAGCAGAAACCAATTTGGTGGGGACATACAAAAGATATTTGGCAAATTTAAGCAAGTAAGCTTTCTTCTGTTGCATTCAAATAATTACAGTGGGGGATTGATATCCTCAGGAATTCTCACATTGCCAAACATTTGGCGGTTAGACCTAAGCTACAACAACTTTTCAGGTCTATTACCTGTTGAGATTTCTCAAATGACTGGTCTGAAGTTTCTGATGTTATCCTACAACCAATTCAATGGATCCATTCCAACCGAATTTGGAAACATGACTCAACTGCAGGCACTCGACCTTGCCTTCAACAATTTGAGTGGATCTATACCCTCAAGCCTTGGAAACTTGAGCTCCCTCTTATGGTTGATGCTTGCAAACAATTCTTTAACTGGAGAAATCCCTCGAGAGTTGGGAAACTGTTCAAGCTTGTTATGGCTAAACCTTGCCAACAATAAGCTCTCTGGAAAGTTGCCTTCTGAACTGTCCAAAATTGGAAGGAATGCCACGACCACATTTGAATCGAATAGGCAAAACTATCGAATGGTTGCTGGATCTGGTGAATGCTTAGCAATGAGGAGATGGATACCTGCGGATTACCCTCCATTCAGCTTTGTGTACAGCCTCTTAACCAGGAAAACTTGTAGAGAGCTTTGGGACAAATTGCTCAAAGGATATGGTGTTTTCCAGATTTGCACACCTGGTGAAAGAATTCGCAGAACACAGATATCCGGGTATATTCAGCTAAGTTCGAACCAGCTCAGTGGTGAAATCCCTTCAGAAATTGGGACTATGGTGAACTTCAGCATGATGCACATGGGGTTTAACAACTTCTCTGGGAAGTTCCCTCCAGAGATTGCAAGTATTCCCATTGTGGTGCTAAACATCACAAGTAACCAGTTTTCAGGTGAAATCCCCGAAGAAATTGGCAACTTGAAGTGTTTGATGAATCTTGACTTGTCTTGCAACAACTTCTCTGGGACGTTTCCAACAAGTTTGAACAAATTGACAGAGCTTAACAAGTTCAACATCTCATACAACCCCTTAATATCCGGTGTGGTTCCATCAACAGGACAGTTTGCTacctttgagaaaaattcatatttAGGCAACCCCTTTCTGATCCTTCCCGAGTTTATTGATAACGTTACCAACAATCAAAACAACACCTTTCCCAAAGCGCATAAAAAGTCCACAAGACTGTCTGTGTTTTTGGTGTGTATAGTTATAACACTGGTTTTGGCAGTATTCGGACTTCTTACAATCCTAGTCTGTGTATCGGTGAAAAGCCCTTCAGAGGAACCAAGATACCTCTTGAGGGATACAAAACAGTGGCATGATTCTAGCAGCTCCGGATCCTCATCATGGATGTCTGACACAGTTAAGGTTATCCGTTTGAACAAGACAGCTTTCACACATGCTGATATTCTCAAAGCAACTAGCAGCTTCTCAGAGGAAAGAATCATAGGAAAAGGAGGATTTGGAACAGTGTACAAGGGAGTGTTTTCAGATGGCAGACAAGTAGCAGTGAAGAAGCTTCAGAGGGAAGGCCTCGAAGGAGAAAAAGAATTCAAGGCTGAAATGGAGGTTCTGAGTGGTCATGGATTTGGCTGGCCTCATCCAAACCTGGTCACGCTCTACGGTTGGTGCCTAAATGGTTCAGAGAAGATACTGATTTATGAGTACATAGAAGGTGGAAGCTTGGAGGATTTAGTCACTGATAGAACACGTTTGACATGGAGGAGGAGGCTAGAAGTGGCAATTGATGTGGCACGTGCACTAGTCTATTTGCACCACGAGTGCTACCCTTCTGTTGTGCACAGAGATGTGAAGGCTAGCAATGTATTACTAGACAAAGATGGGAAGGCCAAGGTCACTGATTTTGGGCTTGCAAGAGTGGTTGATGTTGGGGACAGTCATGTGAGTACTATGGTGGCTGGGACAGTGGGCTATGTTGCACCAGAATATGGACACACATGGCAAGCTACTACAAAAGGGGATGTGTACAGTTTTGGGGTGTTGGTTATGGAGTTGGCAACAGCAAGAAGAGCAGTGGATGGAGGTGAAGAGTGTTTGGTGGAGTGGGCTAGGCGTGTTATGGGTTATGGACGACATCATCGCGGGTTGGGTCGTTCTGTTCCAGTTTTGCTAATGGGTTCTGGGCTTGTTGGTGGGGCTGAGGAGATGGGTGAGTTGCTAAGGATTGGGGTGATGTGTACTGCTGATTCACCACAGGCTAGACCCAACATGAAGGAGATTCTTGCTATGCTGATTAAGATATCTAATCCCAAGGGGTACTCAAGTTATGGACACTACCTTGTTTAG
- the LOC100817108 gene encoding nod factor hydrolase protein 1 gives MASLSMLRFLFLATLFVITATSSTNDVKAIYWLEQPLFPPSAINTSLFTHVYYAFLAPNNVTYKLHVSNSTATNLAKFTTTLGSTVATLISIGGANSNATLFSLIAANSAARATFINSTITLARTFGFHGVDLDWEFPRTASEMKNLGLLFKKWRAAIAAEAAATGREPLLLTAAVYFSVDYFLSETSSLRYPVGSINENLDWVNVMSYDLNGPWSNHTGPPAGLFNPKSNASVGYGLGSWIRGGVIPKKVVMGLPLYGRTWQLRDRSVHGIGAPTIGPVPGSDGVMALFQVLQFNKETGAKVVYDRETASVYSYSGSYWIGYDDPISVAVKVGFAQAFSLRGYFFWAAGLDTSDWKISTQALNAWMLCIKETGRMN, from the exons ATGGCAAGCCTCAGCATGCTACGTTTTCTGTTTTTAGCAACTTTGTTTGTCATAACCGCCACAAGTTCCACAAATGACGTAAAAGCTATATACTGGCTCGAACAACCACTTTTCCCTCCTTCAGCCATAAACACATCACTCTTCACCCACGTCTACTACGCATTCCTTGCACCCAACAATGTCACCTACAAACTCCACGTTTCAAACTCCACAGCCACAAACCTCGCAAAGTTCACCACCACCCTTGGCTCCACCGTCGCCACCCTCATCTCCATCGGCGGCGCCAACTCCAACGCCACTCTCTTCTCTCTCATCGCCGCAAATTCCGCCGCGCGCGCCACCTTCATCAACTCCACCATCACCCTCGCACGCACCTTCGGGTTCCACGGCGTTGACCTAGATTGGGAGTTCCCTCGAACCGCGAGCGAGATGAAAAACCTCGGCCTGCTGTTCAAAAAGTGGCGCGCCGCAATAGCCGCCGAGGCCGCCGCCACGGGCCGGGAACCGCTTCTTCTCACCGCCGCAGTGTACTTCTCCGTCGATTACTTCTTATCCGAAACGTCGTCGTTGAGGTACCCGGTGGGTTCCATTAACGAGAATTTAGATTGGGTCAACGTTATGAGCTACGATCTAAATGGGCCCTGGAGTAACCATACTGGGCCTCCTGCTGGGCTTTTTAACCCGAAAAGTAATGCGAGTGTGGGTTACGGGTTAGGGTCGTGGATCCGGGGCGGGGTTATTCCGAAGAAGGTGGTGATGGGTTTGCCGCTATATGGGAGGACGTGGCAGTTACGTGACCGGAGTGTGCATGGAATCGGAGCTCCGACTATTGGACCGGTTCCTGGGTCGGATGGTGTCATGGCGTTATTTCAAGTGTTGCAGTTTAACAAAGAAACAGGTGCGAAAGTTGTATATGACAGGGAAACGGCGTCGGTTTATTCGTATAGTGGGAGTTACTGGATCGGGTACGATGACCCGATCTCGGTGGCGGTTAAGGTTGGGTTTGCTCAAGCTTTTTCGCTTCGTGGCTATTTCTTTTGGGCTGCTGGCCTCGACACTAGCGATTGGAAAATCTCAACACAAG CTCTGAATGCCTGGATGCTTTGCATTAAAGAGACCGGAAGAATGAACTGA